The genomic stretch CAAAGCGCGATTGCAGGAGATTCATGGTGCCGATGAAGCTCGCCACGAACGTCGTGGCGGGCCGGTCATAGAGCGTCGCCGGCGGGGCGATCTGCTCGATGCGGCCCTTGTTCATCACGACGATGCGGTCGGAAATCGACAGGGCCTCGGTCTGATCGTGGGTGACCATGACGAATGTGGTGCCAAGCCGCGATTGCAGCCGCTTCAGCTCGACCTGCATCTGTTCGCGCAGATGCGCGTCGAGCGCCGACAGCGGTTCGTCGAGCAAGAGCACGCGCGGCTCGCAGACGATGGCGCGAGCAAGTGCCACGCGCTGACGCTGGCCGCCCGAGAGTTCCAAGACACGGGCGCGAAGCTTGTCGGCGAGACCGACCATGTCGAGGGCTTCACCGACCCGCTTTGCCTGCTCGGCACCGGTGAGTTTGCGCAGCGACAGGCCGAAGCCGACATTTTCGGCGACGTCCATATGCGGAAACAGCGCGTAGTCCTGGAACACGGTGTTGACCGGCCGGTCGAAGGGCCGAAGCGCGGTGATATCGCGGCCGTCGAGCAAGACCTTGCCGCTCGACGGGCTTTCGAAGCCGGCGATGACGCGCAGGCTGGTGGTCTTGCCACAGCCGGACGGTCCGAGCAGCGTGATGAATTCGCCGCTGACGATGTCGAGATCGACGGCATCGAGCCCGACGATGCCGCCTGGAAAAATCTTCGAGACCGACTGCAACCGGACAAGTGGATCAGGCGCCATCGCGAACCTCGGAGGGCTTCGTGGTGTTGACCCAGAGGATCTGGCATTGCTCGGCGCCGGGATTGCGGAAGGCATGCAGAAGCGTGCTCTTGAAGGCAAAGCTGTCGCCGGTCTTCAAGCCATATTTTGTCGAATCCACCACCAGCTCGACCTCGCCCGAAAGCACGTAGCCGAATTCGTGGCCGGCATGGGCATAGGCTTCCGCCGTGCCGCCGTCGGCCTCCACCGTCACCAGCATGCCGGTGAGCGTCGCGCCCGGCGGCGACAGCAGTGCCTTGGCGATGCCTTCGGACTTCACCGGGATGGAGCGCCGCTTGTCGGAGCGCACGCAGTAGAGATCGTTGACGGCCTCGTCGCCATCGGCGATCAGCGCCGAAGGCTCGATGTCGAGGGCGGCGGCGAGCGGCCAGATCACCTTGACGCGCAGCGAGGACATGCCGCGCTCGATCTGACTCAGCGCACCGATCGACACACCTGCCCTGGCCGCCAGTTCGGCCAGCGACAGGCGGCGCTCGAGCCGCAGCGCCCGCACGCGCCGGCCGACACGGATGTCGGCATCGTCCCTGGGTTTCTCGGCGGCCTCGTCAAGCATGTCCATGCATCGGTCCTTGTTGCGGTCTCTGGGGCCAGCACCTGACAATGGCCAGCCTCGGGATTGAATTCGCATTTTATCGGGCGTCGGCGCCGCCCCTCATCCGCCTGCCGGCACCTTCTCCCCGTATAGTGACGGGGAGGAGGAGGCTGGCCGCACCCTCGGCGCCTTTCTTACGACGTTGATGATTGGCGAAATCGGCGATGAGAGCGCCCCTCTCCCCGTCACCATATAGGGAGAGGATGCTGGCAGGCAGGGGAGGGGCAGCGCAAACCTCGACAATCAGTCATCCAATACAGCTGAAGCTCACCCGCCGGCCTTCACCTTCTCGAACATCTTGGCCACATCGTCGTTCTGCTTCATCGGTCCGGTGAAGATGGTGCTCTTCAGCATCACTTCGGGATCAGACGGCAGTTGCAACTTCTCCAGTTCATCCTTCGCCACGCCGGCGAAGGCGGTGCTGAGCGAACTGCCATAGCCATAGGACTGGATCAGGAATTTGCCCGAATCGGCATCCAGCCGGCTGTTGATGAAATCATAGGCGAGATCGACATTCTTGGCGTCCTTGAGCATGACGAAGCCGCAGGCCCAGGTCAGCATGCCTTCTTTCGGCTTCATGAACTCGACCGGCACGCCCTGCTTCTTCAGCGAGGTGGCCGATGCATTCCAGGTCATGGCGGCGACCAGCTGGCCGCTGGCCAGCGCCTGTTCGACCGAGGTCATGTCGGTGGTGTAGCTCGACAGCAGCGGGCGCTGCTCGCGCAGTTTTGCCGCGACCTTCTCCATCTGCTCAGACGTCATGTCGAACGGATTGACGCCAGCCAGAAGCGCGGCGACGATCGGCGTATCATGCACGGCGTCGATGGTCGCCATGCGGCCGGCATATTGCTTGTCCCAGAGCAGGTTCCAGCTCGCTTCCGGATTCTTCACCAGATCGGTGCGGTAGAGGATGGACGTGTTGCCCCAGTCCCACGGCACCATCCACACCTTGCCGTCGCCGGCCTGCAGATCGGGCAGGTTCTTGAACACCGGGAAGATCGAATCCCAGTTCTTGATGCGCTTGGTGTCGATCGGCTGCAGCAGGCCTTCCTTGTTCCAGCGCGCCACCTTGTCGTAGCAGGGATGCGCGATGTCAGGACGGAAGCCGGCCTTGACCTTGGTGAAGGCATCGTCGTCGTCGCCGAAGATCGAAGCCTCGACGCCATCGGGGTGCGCGGCAAGGAAGCTCTTGTTGAAGTCGGGCAATTCGTAGCCCGACCAGGTGAAATATTGCAGCTTTTCGGCGGCCAGCGCCACGCTCGACGACAAGGCGAGCGCCAATGCGGCGAGGCCGGCGCGGGCCTTTTGTCCGACTATCGATTTCAGGTGGAAGGTCATTTCTGTTCTCCTCTTCTTTGTTATGGTCAGGCTGGATTGCGGCGCGCGGCGCCGAGCCCGCGATGGCGCAGGATCTCGGCGGTGCCGGCGATGATGAAGGACACGACCAGGATCACTGTCCCCAGCGCCATGACGGTCGGCAGCGAGCGGGGAAAGCGCAGCTGGCTCCAGATATAGAGCGGCAGGGTCGGCTCGGTTCCCGCAAGGAAGAAGACGACGATGAATTCGTCGAAGGAAATCAGGAAGGCGAGCATGAAGGCCGACAGCACGGCCGGCAGGCTGAGCGGCAGCATGACGCGCCGGAACGTCGTCCAGTCGGAGGCGCCGAGGTCGAGCGCCGCCTCTCGAACCGTTTTCGGGATAGCGGCGAAACGGCTGCGCATGACGACCACGGTCGTCGGCAACGCCACCAGTATGTGGCCGAGCACGATGGCGACGCGCGAGGGCCCGAGGCCGATCAGGTTGACCAGGATCAAGAGCGATATGCCGACGATGACGCCGGGAATGAGGATCGGCAGCCTTGCTATGGCGCTGATCGTGGCGGCCAGCGGCGAGCGGCCATAGAGGTCCATGTAGGACACGGTGATGCCGCACAGCGTGGCGCCGGAAGCGGCGATGGCGCCGATGACGAGGCTGTTCAGGAGCGCGCCCGACAACGCCGGATTGCCGTAGAGCGTCAGATACCATTGCAACGTAAAACCCTGCAGCGGAAACGCTGCCTGGATGGAATCGTTGAAGGAAAACAGCGGGATCAGCAGGACCGGCAGATAGAGAAAGACCAGATAGGCAAGCACGTAGAGGCCGAGCCAGCTGCCATCCCGTTTCGTGCCGGCGCGGTTCGCTTTCATGGGCGGCTGCCAAATCTGTGGTCGGCGCCGCGCGCGACAAGCACCACGGCGAGAATGACCAGCATGACGCAGACCGAAAGGGCCGCGCCGAACGGCCAGTCATTTGCCTTGCCGAACTGCGACTGGATCAGCGTGCCGATCATGGTACTGGCCGGGCCGCCGACCATGGCCGGCGTGACATAGTCGCCAACGGTCGGCACGAAGACGACGAGCGCGGCGGCCAATACCCCCGGCATGGAGTTCGGCAGCACGACGCGACGGAATGCGGTGAACGGGCGCGCGCCGAGGTCGGAGGCGGCCTCGAGCAGCGATTTGGGGATGGTGTCCAGCGCGACATAGATCGGCAGGATGGCGAAGGGCGCGTAGGCATGCGCAAGCGTGACGACCACCGCGGCCGGCGTGTTGAGAAAGGCCAGCGTCGGCTCAGACCAGATGCCGCTTTCAATCAGCGCCGAGTTCAGGACGCCGTTATAGGCGAGCACGATCTTCCAGGCGAAGACGCGCAGGAGATAGCTGGTCCAGAACGGCAGCGTCACCAGGAAGAGCAGCAGGCTGCGCCGCCGCCCGGCGTGGAAGGCGAGATAGTAGGCGACGGGATAGGCGGTGACGACGGTCGCCAGCGTCACCAGGCCGGCAATGACCAGCGAGCGCAGCGTCACCGTCCAGTAGAGCGGATCGGTGGCCACGGTGACGAAGTTCCCGACGGTCAGCCCGACGCCGAGCAGCGAGCCGTCATTGCCACGGAAGGCGAGGAACAGCACCAGCCCAAGCGCGAACAGGATCAGCAGGAAGGTGACCAGCGCACCGGGCAGCAGCATGGCGAGCCGGAAGCCCGATGAAGACCGGGCCTCTGGCGCTTGTGCTGCAACGAAGGCCGACATCGACCTGCCCACCGAGATTTTGAAATTGGCTAAGACTTTTTCATATTCATGAAACTGTCAAGCGGAATCCGGCTTTCCTGAATTGGACGCAATCAACGTTCCAGCGACTGCGGGAACGTTTGGGCCTTGCCCGGAATGGTCGAAAAGGCGGTAGCCGGCCTGGCAAGCCTGCCGTTCTCCGCCGCGTTGGTCGGGTCGTCTCATCCGAATCGTTTGGTCGGGGCGCCTCGAACGCCTACGCGCACCGCGAACAGCCCGCCCTCCTGCGGGTTCGCCCGCAAATGACTCTCGCTCATGGTAAACCGCGCCGAGGTGACGAAGAGGGTGTCGAAATTCTCGCCGCCGAAGGCACAGCTCGTCGGCCAGCTGCAGGGCAGCTCCACCACTCTGTCCAGAACCCCGTCAGGTGAAATGCGAACCAGGCAGCCGCCGCCCGCAACGCGACAGTTCCAGACGTAGCCCTCCGCATCCATGCACGACCCGTCCGGCAGGCCGCGAGGAAAACCCGAAAAGAAAGGACGCCTGTCGGTTATTCGCGACCGCACCCTGTCCCAGTGGTAGCGAAAGATCTGGTTCTTCGTCGTGTCCGCCGTGATGAACGTATCATCCGCCGCCCAGACCATCGTGTTGGTGATGCCGAAGCGATCGGTACTGAGCGCCTCGACAGTGCCGGCTGTGTCGACACGATAGATCCGCCCCGCATCTCGCGAAATATCGCGCGCAAGATCGTCTGCGCCGATGTTGTTTTCCATCGTGCCGACCCAGAACGAGCCGTCCGGGGCGACCACGCCCTCATTCAAGCGTGTGTCAGGGCTGTCCGGTTCGATCGTCGCGATCGTCCTGAAGCTCTCTCCAAAATCCCACAGCGCCACGTCCTTTCGCAGCCCGACGATCGCGCCGCCGTCCCGGCGCAGGCCAATCGAGGTTGCGAGGTCCGGGGTCCGCCAGCTCTGATGATCGCGAGTAGCCGGATCGAACCGGTGAATGCGCCGCCCGATGATGTCCACCCAGATCAGTGCCTTCCTGTTCTCGTCCCAGAGCAGGCTCTCACCGACGATATCCCTGGCATTACACACCAAGCTCGGCTGTTTTTTTTTCGCTATCCACTGCCCTTCCCCTCCCAGCTGTCGCGCGGTCAATCGCTATTGACAGACAAGATTTCATAAAGCTATAGGCATTTCAAGAAAACATGTCATACAGGTTTAGGGCAAATGGTAAGCGATCGCAGCATAGAGCCTGACGAGACGAATCCCGGGCTGGTGAGTGCCGCCATTCAGGCCATCACCCAACACATCCGCGTCGAAGGCCTTGGCCCCGGCGACCTCTTGCCCAGTGAAGCCGACATGACCCGCAAGCTCAGTGTCTCGCGCACAGTGGTGCGGGAGGCGTTTCGATCGTTGTCGGCGATGCGTCTCATCGACATGAGCGCCGGCCGGCGTGCCAGCGTCGCCAAGCTCGACATTGGCGCCATGTCGATGGTGATTGAGCACGGCGTCACCACCGAACAGATCAGCGTCCAGCAGGTTTATGATGTGCGCCGCACCATCGAAATGCGCACGGTGGCGCTCGCCGCACTCCGGCGGACCGATGCGGAGGCGGCTGAAATACAGAAATGCGCGCAGCTGATGCGCGAGAATTACCGTACGCCCGAGATCGTCATGGAGTACGACATCGCATTCCATGAGGCGATCGCGCAGGCCTCCCACAACCCGGTGTTTTCGTTGATCATCAACGCCTTCAGCGGTGTCACGCGACGCACCTGGGTGATCGGCTGGCGTACGCGCGCCACCGAGGAAGAGCAGATCAAGATGATCGAGGGGCACGCGGATATTGCCCGGGCGATCGTCGCTGGGAACCCGCAACTTGCCGCCGAACATATGGCCGCGCATTTCGACAAGAGCGTCAAGGCATTGATCGACGCGGGGATCGCATGAAAATCCGCTCGATCGAGACCATCCGCATCGAAGAACGACCCAATCTACTCTGGGTCGAGGTGCATACGGACGAGGGCGTCACCGGCCTCGGCGAAACCTTTTTCCTGGCCCGCACGGTCGAGGAATACATCCACGAATATGTCGCGCCACGCGTCATCGGCCGCGATCCACTGCAGATCGATCTGCTTTCCGCAGATCTGGTTGGCTATCTCGGTTTCCGCTCAAGCGGGGTCGAAGTGCGCGGCAATTCCGCCTTCGACATCGCGCTCTGGGACATTTTCGGCAAGGCGATGAACCAGCCGATCGCGCAGCTTCTGGGAGGCTTTTCGCGGCAGTCCATCCGCACCTACAACACCTGCGCCGGCACCGAATACATCAAGGACGGCAAGGGACAGACCACCGCGAATTATGGTCTCGGCACAAGGCAAGGTTACGACGACCTGAACGGGTTTCTCCACCGCGCCGACGAATTGGCGGCGGAGCTGCTCGAGGACGGTATCACGGCCATGAAGATCTGGCCTTTCGACCATGCCGCAGAGAAAAGCCGGGGGCTAGACATTAGCGCCGGCGATCTCAAAGCCGCGCTGCAGCCCTTCGAGAAGATCCGCAAAGCCGTCGGCGACAAGATCGACATCATGGTCGAGTTCCACTCCATGTGGCAGCTCCTGCCCGCGATCAAGATCGCCAAGGCGCTCGGACCTTATGGCACCTACTGGCATGAGGATCCCATCCGCATGGACAGCCTCGCCGATCTCAAGCGCTATGAGGCCGCGAGCCCGGCGCCGATCTCGGCGTCGGAAACCTTGGGCAGTCGCTGGGCGTTCCGCGACCTTCTGGAGACGGGCGCCGCGGGCATCGTCATGCTGGACATTTCCTGGTGTGGCGGACTTTCCGAGGCACGCAAGATCGCAGCGATGGCGGAGGCCTGGCATCTGCCGGTCGCCCCGCACGACTGCACCGGGCCGGTGGTGCTGGCGGCGTCCACGCATTTGTCGCTCAACGCGCCCAACGCCCTCGTCCAGGAGAGTGTGCGGGCATTTTACAGGACCTGGTATCGCGACCTCGTGACCGCGCTGCCGGAAGTCAAGGACGGCATGATCACCGTGCCGCCTGGTCCCGGCCTCGGGCTGGAGCTCAATCCCGACCTCGGTCGGGCCTACACCGTCCATCGCCGGGTCTCCGACAAGACGGACATCTGAAGCACACTCAACGGGAGGAATAGAAATGAAACGACTGACTGCAACGCTTTTGCTCGCCACGACCCTGCTTGCCGGGCCTTCCGTCGCCAGTGCCGACGGGCTCAACATCGTCTTTACGCACCATTCGTCGGCCTCGAACACCTTCTGGCAGGCGGTGAAGAAGGGCTTTGACGATGCCTGCGGCAAGGTCGTGGCCAAGTGCAACATGATCTTCACCCAGACCGAAGGCTCGGTCGAACAGCAACTCGCCAACATGCGCGCCGCGCTTGCGGCCAAGCCGGATGCCCTGCTGACCTCGATTGTGGACAACAAGGCGTTCGACGACGTCATCAAGGAGGCGCGGGACGCCGGTGTGTTGGTGATTGCCGTCAATGTCGATGACACCGAAGGCGCCAAGGGCAATGCACGGCAGGCCTTCATCGGGCAAGGTTTCAAGCCGGCGGGCTATTCGCTCGGCAAAGCGATTTCCGAGAGCTTCCCGAAAGAGGGGCCGATCAAGGTTCTGGTCGGCATTTCCGCACCCGGCCAGAACTGGTCAGAAAGCCGCGGCGCGGGCGTCATGCAGTTCCTGGAAGAGTACAAGGCGGCCCACCCCGACCGCCAGGTTTCATGGGAGCGGATCGACAGCGGAACGGATCTTGCGATCACGTCCGATCGTGTCGGCGCCTATCTCAACGCGCATCCCGACACCACGGCCTATTTCGACACCGGCTTCTGGTGCGCGGGCGTTGCGCGCTCGCTGCAGGACCGCGGCGTCGCGCCGGGCAAGGTCCTGCTTGGCGGCTTCGATCTGGTGCCGGAAGTCCTGCAGCAGATGCAGAAGGGCTACGTCCAGGCTCTGGTGGATCAACAGCCCTACATGCAGGGCTTCATGCCCGTCATGGAAGCCTACCTGAACAAGAAGGTCGGTCTGGCCCCCTCCGACATCGATACGGGTCAAGGCATCGTACGCCCGGATCAGGCCGATGCGATCATGACGCTTTCCTCGCAAGGTCTGCGTTAAGCCCACACCCGCCATGTGTTCACCCGGCGGTCCGCGCACTGCCGGGTGGTCCCTTGCCTCGAATTCCTGGAGCCTGCCTTGAAACGCCTCTTCAAGACCTATCTGGAAAAGCCGGAACTGGCGGGACTGATCCTGCTGGTGCTTCTGGTGGTGATTTTCGAGATCCGCTCGGATGGCGTGTTCCTCAATCAGGATAACCTTCGCGGCATCCTCGGCATTCTGCCGGAAACGGGCCTCGTCGCCATCGGCGTCACGATCTTGATGATCAGCGGCGAGTTCGACCTGTCGGTTGGATCGGTGTTCGCGCTGATGCCGATGTGCATGGCGGTCCTCATGGTCGAAGGGCTGCCCTTCCCCCTTGCCTTGCTGGCCGGGCTTGTCGTCTGCGCGGTGATCGGATTTATCAACGGCTATGTGACGATCTGGTTCGAGATCCCGAGCTTTATCACCACGCTCGGCATGCTTTTCATCGCCCGGTCCCTGACGATCGTCGTCTCGGGCGGGTTTCCACCCTTGCTTCCCGCCGATCTGCCGAACTGGCTGTTCACCTCGTTCGTCGGCCCCGGCAACATGTTCCGCATGTCGTTCCTGTGGTTTGCGGGAATTGCGCTGCTGACATCCCTGATGCTTTCCAGAACCAATTTCGGCAACTGGATAAAGGCCACCGGCGGCTTCCACCCGGCTGCCGCCTCGATGGGCATCCCGACCGCGAGGGTAAAACTCGCATGCTTCGTGCTTTGCTCGATGCTGTCGGGTTTCGCCGGCATGCTGCAAGTGCTGAGGCTGGGCTCCCCCTTGCCTTCCATCGGCGAAGGTCTGGAACTCCAGGCGGTCGCCTCAGCGGTGATCGGCGGCGCTTCGCTCGCAGGCGGCATCGGCACGGTCGCCGGCGGCATCATCGGCACAATCCTCATCCGCATCATCGACAACGGGCTGGTGCTCTCGAATGTCGACGCGAACTGGTTCAAATTCGCGATCGGCTTCCTGACCATTTTCGCCGTCGTCGCCAATGCCTGGATGCGCAAACGCGCCAAGGCGATCAAGATGGAGGGCTGAGCCATGGAAGACGCAATCATCTCCGTGCGCAATCTTCACAAATGGTATTCCGGCGTCCATGCGTTGAAGGGGGTGAGCCTCGACCTGAAGCGCGGCGAGGCGCTCGGGCTGGTCGGCGACAACGGTGCCGGCAAATCGACGCTCATCAACATCCTGTCCGGCGTCCATACCGCTGACGAAGGCGAGATCCTGGTCGAAGGCAGACCGGTGCGGATCGCGAGGCCGCGCGATGCGATGAACCTCGGCATCGAGACCATCTACCAGTACAATTCTATGGTTCCCACCATGTCGATCGCCAGGAACCTGTTTATCGGCCGCGAACCGACGCTGTTTTCCTTATTCGGCGTCGGCATCCTGGATCAAAAGAAGATGGGCAGCGAGAGCATCAAGGCGATCGCCAATGTCGACCTGCATCTGCGCTCGCCCGACGCGCTGGTCGGTGAATTGTCAGGCGGCCAGCGGCAGGGTGTCGCCATCGCGCGCGCCATGCATTTCAAATCGAAGGTGATGATCCTCGACGAACCGACCAATCACCTTTCGGTCAAGGAGACCAGCAAGGTCATCGGCTTCGTGCGTGGACTGAAGGCGCAAGGGGTGACCGGCGTTTTCATCAGCCACAACATGCATCACGTCTTTGATTGCTGTGATCGCGTGGTCGCGATGGCGCGCGGCGAGGTCGTGCTCGACAAGCGCATCGAGGAGACCTCCATCGATGAAGTCCACAACGTGCTTTGAGGAGCGGGAACGGTGATGACGAACCTTTCCGGTAAAGGAGTGCTCCTGACGGGTGGTCTCGGTTCGCTGGGCCGCGCCCAGGCTGCCGCGCTTGCCCGCGCCGGCGCGCGCGTGCTGTTGCTTGACCGGCCGGAGAATGCCGAAGGGCCTGGAATCGCCGCGGAGCTGGCGGCGGCAAACAAGGGTACGATCGTCTATGTCGGTTGCGACTTGAACCAGCTGGCTGAAACCGAGGCAGCGGTTAGGGCGCTCGCCGACGCAGAAGGCACGATCGACATTCTGATCAACAACGCCGCGCTCATCATCAACCGTCCGTTCGAGGAATTCTCGCTTGGCGAGTACGAGGACCAGATCCGTGTGAATTCATCGGCTGCCTTCGCGCTGGCACGCGCCTGCGCCCCCGGCATGAAGAAGAAGGGCTGGGGCAGGATCGTCAACTTCTGCTCGGTGACGCTGAACGGCCGCTGGGAGGGCTACGTGCCCTATGTGGCCTCGAAGGGCGCCATGCTGGGACTGACCAAGTCGCTGGCGCGGGAATTGGGGCCACACGGCATCACCGTGAACGCGGTGTCGCCCGGCGCTGTCGTTTCCGAGGCAGAGGAGCGCGTCTTCGGAGAACGGCTCGAGGAATACAGTGACTGGATCCTCGCCAACCAAAGCCTTAAGCGGCGAATCGAGCCGCAGCATATCGCCGATTTGGTGCTATTCCTCGTCTCCCCGGCCGCGGACATGATCAGCGGTCAGAACATCAACATCGATGGCGGATGGTAGCCGTGGCGGCCTTTCGATGACCAACGACGATGAGATCGAACTTGCCGATGGGCGTGCAAGCCTCGTGGTGCGCCCCCGCGAGGGCGCCGCCATCATGCGCTACGACGCAATCCGACCCGGCCGAGCCCCCACGCCTCTCCTTGAGCCGTCGAGAGGCTTGCTGAAGTTCGGGTCGCAACTGCTGATCCCCTGGTCAAACCGCATTTCCGGTGGCGGCTTCGAGTTTGACGGGCGCTTCCATGCGATAGAGCCCAATGTCGAAGGCGAGGCGTTCCCGCTCCACGGCGACGCATTTCAAAGGCCGTGGCGGTTGACGAGGCGAACCCGCACCGAAATGGAGCTGGTCCTGGAGGATGGAGCGATCGGGCCTTACCGCTACCGTGCGAGCGTCCGCTATGCATTGGAGGATGGCGCGCTGTCCGCAGCGCTGACTGTCGAGAACCGAGCCGACATACGCCTGCCCTACGGGCTCGGTCTCCACCCCTGGTTTCCGCGCCGCCCGCGCACTTTGCTGCAAGCATCGGCGCATAGTGTCTGGCTGGAGGACGAACGACACCTACCGACGGGGGTGGTGCCGCTGTCCTCCCGGCCGGAATGGGATTTTTCGCAAGCCGCGCCGCTTCCCGGCGCCTGGGTCAACAATGCCTTCGAAGGTTGGAACGGGCACGCCTCGATCATCCAGCCGGATGACGCTATCGTCGTCACGGTCGAGGCATCGCCCTCGCTGAATGTCTTCGTCCTCTACTCGCCGGCACGAGACGCCGATTTCTTCTGCTTCGAACCCGTTTCACATGTGGTGGACGCCCATCACGGCAGCGGCCTGACCACGCTGGAAAAAGGCGCATCGACAAGCGCGCATTTGCGGTTACGTTGGGGCGAACTGTAGCGCCAAATCGGGAGTCGCGAAGCGGTGCGGCGACATGGTGGCAAGGACCTTTTCCGTTGATCGCCTGTCGCCTGGCACATGCTGCTTCAGGGCGTGTCGGCTTGAAGAGGCCATGCGCACCTCATAACATCGACCCATCCCGCGTAATGACGAGAGTGCAATGACAAACATGACGTTTCTGCCTGACGATGGCGTCTTTCTCGGCCGCGCTCGATCACCGGCTTCGCCCCATCCCCTGATCGTCACGGTGCGCGACGGCACCGTCCTCGACATCACGTCAAGCGTGGCGCCGACCGTGCGGGACGTCTGCGAGATGGCCGATCCGGCAGGGCATGTGCGCTCGGCCAAGGGCAAGCCGATCGGCGCGCTCGACGACATCGCGGCCAACGGTTTCGAGGCCAGGCGCGATCCGGCAAGACCCTATCTGCTCTCCCCGGTCGACCTGCAGGCGGTCAAGGCGTCGGGCGTGACCTTCGTCGTCAGCCTGCTCGAACGGGTGATCGAGGAACAGGCGCGCGGCTCGGCGGAAAAGGCCGACGCCATTCGTGCCGACATTGCCGGGCTGATCGGCCACGATCTGTCGAAGCTCAAGCCCGGTTCGCCTGAGGCGATGGAGATCAAGGCCAAGCTGATCGCGCGCGGTGCCTGGTCGCAATATCTGGAAGTGGGCATCGGCCCCGACGCCGAGATCTTCACCAAATGCCAGCCCATGGCCTCGGTAGGCTTCGGTGCCGATGTCGGCCTGCACCCGGTGTCGACCTGGAACAATCCGGAGCCGGAGATCGCCATGATCGCCGCCTCGAGCGGCAGGATCGTCGGCGCCACCATCGGCAACGACGTCAATCTGCGCGACGTCGAAGGCCGCTCCGCGCTGCTGCTCGGCAAGGCCAAGGACAACAATGCCTCCGCGTCGCTTGGCCCTTTCATCCGCCTGTTCGACGACACCTTCTCGATCGAAGACGTGAAGCGGGCCGTGGTGCGCCTGAAGGTCGAGGGCGAGGATGGCTTCTCGCTGGAGGGTGCAAGCTCGATGGCCGAGATCAGCCGTT from Mesorhizobium sp. 113-3-3 encodes the following:
- a CDS encoding ABC transporter permease encodes the protein MKRLFKTYLEKPELAGLILLVLLVVIFEIRSDGVFLNQDNLRGILGILPETGLVAIGVTILMISGEFDLSVGSVFALMPMCMAVLMVEGLPFPLALLAGLVVCAVIGFINGYVTIWFEIPSFITTLGMLFIARSLTIVVSGGFPPLLPADLPNWLFTSFVGPGNMFRMSFLWFAGIALLTSLMLSRTNFGNWIKATGGFHPAAASMGIPTARVKLACFVLCSMLSGFAGMLQVLRLGSPLPSIGEGLELQAVASAVIGGASLAGGIGTVAGGIIGTILIRIIDNGLVLSNVDANWFKFAIGFLTIFAVVANAWMRKRAKAIKMEG
- a CDS encoding sugar ABC transporter substrate-binding protein, yielding MKRLTATLLLATTLLAGPSVASADGLNIVFTHHSSASNTFWQAVKKGFDDACGKVVAKCNMIFTQTEGSVEQQLANMRAALAAKPDALLTSIVDNKAFDDVIKEARDAGVLVIAVNVDDTEGAKGNARQAFIGQGFKPAGYSLGKAISESFPKEGPIKVLVGISAPGQNWSESRGAGVMQFLEEYKAAHPDRQVSWERIDSGTDLAITSDRVGAYLNAHPDTTAYFDTGFWCAGVARSLQDRGVAPGKVLLGGFDLVPEVLQQMQKGYVQALVDQQPYMQGFMPVMEAYLNKKVGLAPSDIDTGQGIVRPDQADAIMTLSSQGLR
- a CDS encoding fumarylacetoacetate hydrolase family protein; this encodes MTNMTFLPDDGVFLGRARSPASPHPLIVTVRDGTVLDITSSVAPTVRDVCEMADPAGHVRSAKGKPIGALDDIAANGFEARRDPARPYLLSPVDLQAVKASGVTFVVSLLERVIEEQARGSAEKADAIRADIAGLIGHDLSKLKPGSPEAMEIKAKLIARGAWSQYLEVGIGPDAEIFTKCQPMASVGFGADVGLHPVSTWNNPEPEIAMIAASSGRIVGATIGNDVNLRDVEGRSALLLGKAKDNNASASLGPFIRLFDDTFSIEDVKRAVVRLKVEGEDGFSLEGASSMAEISRSPEELVAAAMGPHHQYPDGLALYLGTMFVPSKDRGEKGKGFTHKVGDIVTISSEKFGALVNRVRLSPDCPHWTYGASHLMRDLAKADLI
- a CDS encoding SDR family oxidoreductase; this encodes MTNLSGKGVLLTGGLGSLGRAQAAALARAGARVLLLDRPENAEGPGIAAELAAANKGTIVYVGCDLNQLAETEAAVRALADAEGTIDILINNAALIINRPFEEFSLGEYEDQIRVNSSAAFALARACAPGMKKKGWGRIVNFCSVTLNGRWEGYVPYVASKGAMLGLTKSLARELGPHGITVNAVSPGAVVSEAEERVFGERLEEYSDWILANQSLKRRIEPQHIADLVLFLVSPAADMISGQNINIDGGW
- a CDS encoding aldose 1-epimerase, with product MTNDDEIELADGRASLVVRPREGAAIMRYDAIRPGRAPTPLLEPSRGLLKFGSQLLIPWSNRISGGGFEFDGRFHAIEPNVEGEAFPLHGDAFQRPWRLTRRTRTEMELVLEDGAIGPYRYRASVRYALEDGALSAALTVENRADIRLPYGLGLHPWFPRRPRTLLQASAHSVWLEDERHLPTGVVPLSSRPEWDFSQAAPLPGAWVNNAFEGWNGHASIIQPDDAIVVTVEASPSLNVFVLYSPARDADFFCFEPVSHVVDAHHGSGLTTLEKGASTSAHLRLRWGEL
- a CDS encoding ATP-binding cassette domain-containing protein; the encoded protein is MEDAIISVRNLHKWYSGVHALKGVSLDLKRGEALGLVGDNGAGKSTLINILSGVHTADEGEILVEGRPVRIARPRDAMNLGIETIYQYNSMVPTMSIARNLFIGREPTLFSLFGVGILDQKKMGSESIKAIANVDLHLRSPDALVGELSGGQRQGVAIARAMHFKSKVMILDEPTNHLSVKETSKVIGFVRGLKAQGVTGVFISHNMHHVFDCCDRVVAMARGEVVLDKRIEETSIDEVHNVL